A DNA window from Hydractinia symbiolongicarpus strain clone_291-10 chromosome 6, HSymV2.1, whole genome shotgun sequence contains the following coding sequences:
- the LOC130648105 gene encoding uncharacterized protein LOC130648105, giving the protein MAGKKPQRMEEQQGFRPCCSQIFQCLIHAVPQIVQICEEKKKNFVFTGFPLEVLLKVLNQTLYVILTMYQAYLSTILLLYLTVNQDLHEKGSIDRYQRAQKFKAIKLQHSESLDMQEEEDYGATKSFVDKGTQTTTENNIKALEEEICRLKNKNTELLIKVNEKIISTGPSQQCPMKILNAAIKYKVEKVCDISMKDHLLIILVELRLGLLNKDLAHRFGISFQKVSKIYRSWLPIIAENFLNCAVIIDCTEIFIERPFGLNTRAQTWSNYKHTNTIKYLIGITPSGSVIFLSRGWGGRVSDKDITNKSGFLNKVMHGDCVMADRGFTIEEELCISLCILATSVKLSDIF; this is encoded by the exons ATGGCAGGAAAGAAACCACAACGTATGGAAGAACAACAAGGGTTTAGACCGTGCTGTAGCCAGATATTTCA ATGCCTGATTCATGCTGTGCCGCAGATTGTACAAATATGcgaggaaaagaaaaaaaactttgtttttactGGATTCCCTTTGGAAGTACTCCTGAAA gTGCTAAATCAAACGCTTTACGTCATCCTGACTATGTACCAAGCTTATTTAAGTACAATACTCCTTCTGTATCTGACTGTGAACCAGGACCTTCATGAAAAAGGAAGTATTGATAGGTACCAACGTGCTCAAAAGTTTAAGGCAATAAAACTACAGCATAGTGAATCGTTGGACATGCAAGAGGAGGAAGATTATGGAGCTACAAAGTCATTTGTGGATAAAG gaactcaaacaacaacagaaaataaCATCAAAGCACTGGAAGAGGAAATTTGCAgactcaaaaataaaaacacagaactTTTGATAAAagttaatgaaaaaataattagcacAGGACCCTCACAACAATGTCCTATGAAAATCTTAAATGCAGCGATAAAAT atAAAGTTGAGAAAGTTTGTGATATCTCTATGAAAGATCATCTCTTGATAATATTGGTTGAGTTAAGGCTTGGATTACTTAACAAGGACCTAGCACACAGATTTGGCAtttcttttcaaaaagtttCCAAGATTTATAGATCATGGTTGCCAATCATTGCTGAAAAT TTCCTGAACTGTGCTGTCATAATTGATTGCACAGAAATTTTTATTGAAAGACCATTTGGTTTAAATACACGTGCTCAAACATGGTCGAACTATAAACATACAAACACAATAAAATACCTTATTGGTATAACACCGTCAGGTTCTGTCATTTTTTTGTCACGTGGTTGGGGTGGACGTGTGTCCGACAAAGATATAACAAATAAAAgtggatttttaaataaagttatGCATGGGGATTGTGTTATGGCTGATCGTGGTTTCACTATAGAAGAAGAACTTTGTATATCACTTTGTATATTGGCAACTTCGGTTAAATTGTCGGACATTTTTTGA
- the LOC130647271 gene encoding uncharacterized protein LOC130647271, translating into MAEIRISENERNENRNINDVDENESHENEDQALSYCERCGKRCKSARGVLQHLRFCKSNEVNEDEVSQPPPQAPNNSLAVADQRNNFEITEKFYWGDVRGSIAKENLKTCYEKIVYWRRNLFMLPNGAVGKSFIREINRLLNSWCENSPLKECVMTAIHVMPALLLQKPTKTSKSRDHVNALERRLVYWRNGDFLKLLAEAAAIQSRMSSKNTKRDINTISRRFKDLMQKGNVNGAIKLITNNMTGGVLPLNNQTIDLLRMKHPEAKEADEDAIMQGPTKTVEPIIYDVIDEAMVLKAALLTKGGAGPSGIDADGWRKILTSKMYGEGGKDLRTAFANVVKKMCIEEFDDGTLEALLASRLVPLDKNPGLRPIGVGEVLRRIAGKIVMSVVKQDVVGASSKSQMCGQKAGSEAAIHAMKVMFEDDNSDAVLLVDAANAFNSLNRSVLLHNIGIICPEISTFVKNCYTRPARLFVIGGAELLSKEGTTQGDPVGMAIYAIGITPLLDSLVYLIGTDHNKTVAFADDLTASGNLESIRKWWDNLTRIGPSFGYFPQPVKSWLIVKSSKLEQARKQFEGTCIQITVEGERHLGAVIGSVEYKETYVKAMVTKWVREINLLSDIAVTQPQAAYMCFVDGYKNKFTYFLRTIFGIEEFLTPLDEVIRHKFIPAVTGGHIVNDNERKLLALPPRLGGLGIDVFCKNATIEYENSRNMTASLRSQILMVNNEEGDKSKQQIQSERRRRYQQDLEALRAEMTDEEKRINESNMRTGVSNWLTTLPLIEWGYDLTKQQFWDAIKIRYNWQLERLPSNCICGVRFDLSHALSCKKGGLVTLRHNEIRNITADLLKEVCKDVRVEPSLLEINGERFQQRMANDGNESRLDVSARSFWIPDQRVFLDIRVFNAYAQRYRNMEISRTFQKNETEKKKQYNERVLQVENGSFTPLVFATNGAMGDECKAFFKRLVDMIAEKRSIPVSLATNVIRKKICFSLLRSTIRCVRGSRSTLDRDINLNDFALANRASIYDCI; encoded by the coding sequence ATGGCAGAAATAAGAATTAGTGAGAATGAACGTAACGAAAATCGGAATATTAATGATGTGGATGAAAACGAAAGTCATGAAAACGAAGATCAGGCGCTATCATACTGCGAAAGGTGTGGAAAAAGATGCAAGTCTGCCCGTGGGGTCCTGCAACATCTACGTTTCTGTAAATCAAACGAGGTGAATGAAGACGAAGTTAGTCAACCTCCACCACAAGCTCCAAACAACTCGTTAGCAGTGGCAGACCAGCGAAACAATTTCGAGATTACTGAAAAATTCTATTGGGGAGATGTGAGAGGAAGCATTGCTAAAGAAAACCTTAAAACGTGTTATGAGAAAATCGTGTATTGGAGACGCAACTTGTTCATGTTGCCAAACGGTGCGGTCGGTAAATCGTTCATTCGTGAAATCAACCGATTGTTAAACTCCTGGTGTGAGAATAGTCCACTAAAAGAATGTGTAATGACAGCTATACACGTTATGCCAGCATTGCTGTTACAAAAACCAACAAAGACCTCAAAAAGTCGTGATCACGTCAATGCTCTTGAGCGGAGGTTAGTATACTGGCGAAATGGAGACTTTCTAAAGCTACTTGCTGAGGCAGCGGCTATACAGTCAAGAATGTcaagcaaaaacacaaaaagggACATCAACACTATATCTCGGAGGTTTAAAGATTTAATGCAGAAAGGTAACGTTAATGGAGCGATTAAACTGATAACGAACAACATGACAGGTGGGGTATTGCCATTAAATAATCAGACTATCGATCTGCTACGGATGAAACATCCCGAAGCAAAAGAGGCTGACGAAGACGCGATAATGCAAGGACCAACGAAAACAGTCGAGCCGATTATCTATGACGTGATAGATGAAGCCATGGTTTTAAAAGCTGCACTATTGACGAAAGGTGGTGCAGGACCCTCTGGTATAGACGCCGATGGCTGGAGAAAGATCCTCACATCCAAAATGTATGGTGAAGGTGGAAAAGATCTTCGAACTGCATTTGCAAATGTAGTCAAGAAGATGTGTATTGAAGAATTTGATGATGGTACATTGGAAGCTTTGTTAGCATCAAGACTTGTACCATTAGACAAAAACCCAGGTCTAAGGCCAATTGGAGTTGGAGAAGTTTTGAGGCGAATTGCGGGGAAAATTGTTATGAGTGTTGTTAAACAAGATGTCGTTGGTGCATCATCTAAATCTCAAATGTGTGGACAAAAAGCAGGCAGTGAAGCAGCAATCCACGCAATGAAAGTGATGTTTGAAGATGATAACTCGGATGCAGTTTTACTTGTAGATGCAGCGAATGCTTTTAACAGCTTGAATAGATCGGTATTACTACACAACATCGGAATTATCTGTCCTGAAATATCgacttttgtaaaaaattgcTATACGCGACCAGCACGACTCTTCGTCATTGGAGGTGCTGAATTGCTATCTAAAGAAGGTACAACACAAGGCGACCCTGTTGGTATGGCGATATATGCAATAGGAATTACACCCCTTCTCGATTCTCTGGTGTATCTCATTGGTACAGATCATAACAAGACAGTGGCCTTTGCTGATGACCTCACCGCATCTGGCAATCTTGAGTCAATACGAAAATGGTGGGACAATCTGACGCGAATCGGTCCCAGTTTTGGATACTTCCCACAACCAGTAAAATCTTGGCTGATCGTGAAATCAAGTAAACTTGAACAAGCCAGAAAGCAGTTCGAAGGTACATGCATTCAAATTACTGTTGAGGGTGAAAGACACCTGGGTGCTGTAATAGGAAGCGTTGAATACAAAGAGACGTATGTAAAAGCGATGGTGACCAAATGGGTCAGGGAGATCAATCTACTGTCAGACATAGCAGTAACGCAACCTCAAGCTGCATACATGTGCTTTGTAGATGGCTACAAGAACAAATTTACATACTTTCTAAGAACGATCTTTGGCATAGAAGAGTTCCTGACACCTCTCGATGAAGTTATTCGACACAAGTTTATCCCTGCGGTAACTGGTGGTCACATCGTTAACGATAACGAAAGGAAACTTTTAGCACTCCCTCCGAGGCTTGGTGGATTGGGAATAGATGTGTTTTGTAAAAATGCAACGATCGAGTATGAGAACTCGAGAAACATGACAGCCTCGCTGAGAAGTCAAATTCTCATGGTGAACAATGAAGAAGGTGACAAGTCCAAACAACAAATTCAATCAGAACGACGCAGACGCTATCAACAAGATCTTGAAGCATTGCGAGCTGAGATGACAGACGAGGAGAAACGAATCAATGAATCTAATATGCGAACGGGAGTCTCAAATTGGTTGACAACGCTTCCACTTATAGAGTGGGGGTACGATTTGACAAAGCAACAGTTCTGGGATGCAATCAAGATTCGATACAACTGGCAACTGGAACGATTGCCCTCCAACTGCATATGTGGTGTTCGGTTTGATTTAAGCCATGCATTGTCATGTAAAAAGGGTGGACTAGTCACACTTCGACACAACGAGATTCGCAACATAACTGCAGACCTTCTCAAGGAAGTATGTAAAGATGTAAGAGTAGAGCCGAGTCTTCTTGAAATCAATGGCGAAAGATTCCAACAACGCATGGCAAACGACGGAAATGAATCAAGACTGGATGTGAGTGCACGCAGTTTCTGGATTCCTGACCAAAGAGTATTTTTAGACATAAGGGTATTCAATGCCTACGCTCAGAGATACAGGAATATGGAAATAAGCAGAACCTTCCAGAAAAACGAAACGGAAAAGAAGAAGCAGTATAACGAGCGCGTACTTCAAGTGGAGAATGGTTCCTTTACACCTCTTGTATTCGCGACAAATGGTGCGATGGGCGATGAGTGCAAAGCCTTTTTTAAACGCTTAGTCGATATGATTGCTGAAAAACGGTCCATTCCGGTATCTTTAGCGACGAATGTCATACGAAAAAAGATATGTTTCTCGTTGCTACGGTCGACAATTCGATGTGTTCGGGGTTCTAGATCGACGCTAGATAGGGATATTAATCTCAATGACTTTGCGTTGGCGAATAGAGCTTCAATTTACGATTGCATCTAA
- the LOC130648104 gene encoding uncharacterized protein LOC130648104, whose amino-acid sequence MWKGSEYYASMHEDDRKQYEKKLTLSDETILPDPYILENWSNNVALMPDLTWGDMYQYLINTPNEFSHEAMKAYRSLEAYNFYVSGHVQDVFYHAIDNNCDYCIIKSEVLPSQRQGQKQQCYEVWAAVNNSGGWIFTVNCKCMAGLGSVCSHVAALLFRLQACTQLGLNKVACTSTLCSWKKSRRQAIPAPLIASTILWLVHVNSKRGKC is encoded by the exons ATGTGGAAGGGATCGGAATATTATGCCTCTATGCACGAGGATGATAGAAAACAATATGAAAAGAAATTAACTTTATCCGACGAGACAATATTGCCTGATCCTTATATACTGGAGAACTGGAGTAATAATGTTGCTTTGATGCCTGATTTAACTTGGGGTGATATGTACCAATATCTGATCAATACTCCAAATGAATTCTCACATGAAGCTATGAAAGCATACAGGTCGTTGGAAGCCTATAACTTTTATGTGAGTGGTCATGTACAGGACGTATTTTACCATGCAATCGACAATAATTGTGATTATTGTATTATTAAATCTGAG GTATTGCCTAGTCAGAGACAAGGACAGAAACAACAATGCTACGAAGTATGGGCTGCAGTAAACAACTCTGGAGGGTGGATCTTTACTGTTAATTGCAAGTGTATGGCAGG atTAGGATCAGTATGCAGTCACGTGGCAGCTTTGTTATTTAGACTTCAAGCATGCACTCAGTTGGGATTAAATAAAGTTGCTTGCACTAGTACTCTATGCAGTTGGAAAAAATCAAGGAGACAAGCAATTCCTGCTCCATTGATAGCTTCGACGATCCTATGGCTGGTTCATGTGAATTCAAAAAGAGGAAAAtgttag